One Papaver somniferum cultivar HN1 chromosome 10, ASM357369v1, whole genome shotgun sequence genomic window carries:
- the LOC113318938 gene encoding uncharacterized protein LOC113318938 yields the protein MANREGIESFVLVHNIAKRHNIGTMARSATAFGVSEFILVGRRDFNAFGSHGSTSHVKFRHFHSLTEARTYLKEEKDCDICGVEIADGASPVNQHPFRKNTAFLLGNEGTGLSAKECEICDFFVYIPQYGCGTASLNVTVAASIVLHHFGVWAGFSERSRDGNKFVVAERPAKQGRRNFCAEEAESVIEERRIKKENASHDFLDENGTSDSPSNMMDTLFGDS from the exons ATGGCAAATAGAGAAGGAATAGAGAGTTTCGTATTAGTACACAACATAGCAAAGAGACATAATATAGGAACAATGGCCAGAAGTGCAACTGCATTTGGTGTATCAGAATTCATATTAGTTGGTCGTAGAGATTTCAATGCTTTTGGTAGTCATGGTTCTACTTCTCATGTCAAATTTCGTCACTTCCACTCTCTCACTGAAGCTCGTACTTACTTAAAG GAAGAGAAAGATTGTGACATATGTGGCGTTGAGATTGCTGATGGGGCTTCCCCTGTGAATCAACATCCTTTTCGTAAAAATACAGCCTTTTTGCTTGGTAATGAG GGAACTGGTCTTTCGGCAAAGGAGTGTgagatttgtgatttctttgtTTACATTCCACAGTATGGATGTGGAACTGCTTCGTTGAATGTTACTGTAGCAGCTTCAATTGTTCTGCACCATTTTGGAG TTTGGGCAGGATTTTCTGAAAGATCTCGTGATGGGAACAAATTTGTTGTAGCTGAGAGGCCTGCAAAGCAAGGCAGGCGAAATTTCTGTGCAGAAGAAGCGGAATCTGTCATAGAAGAACGGAGGATTAAGAAGGAAAATGCTTCCCATGATTTTCTTGACGAGAATGGAACTAGTGATTCTCCCTCTAACATGATGGATACATTGTTTGGTGATTCATGA